GTGTTTCTTTGTCAGTTGTTGTGGTCCCCCATTTATGAAGTAGTGTTAGACCCTTAATGGGGTATGGGTTGTAATAACGGTTGTTTTTGTGGGCATTGGTATTTGGCAttgtaattgtattttatttacatatagGTTGACATGTCAAATGATTTTATGGAAGTGGTGATCCACCATGGTGGggatttttttaatagtggGAAAATGTCATATAATGGGGAAATAAGTACATTGTCTTGTGACCCAGATAAATGGGGTTTGTTCCTACAGAAACAGTAACAAAATATCAGGGAGTACAAATGAAATCTTACCCAATCCTTGACTCGTTGGGATGGATACTTCTCTACTTCTCGGCTAGGGTATGTGCTTGTAATGTAGGCGAATCGGACATTTTGGGGATTATCTGTGGAAAAGACTCTGACGATCAAGTTAGCAAAaaagctctcaaaagtcaaatcacatattagtgaattaatgaattgcatacctttaattgttggggtccacctATATTTATCGAGTATTAATCACAGTTTAGCTTATTTATGGGTTGGGCCTTTATTGGGCTTAGTGGATCTCTTATGGGCTGTAAGGGCTGGGCTACGGCCCAGTGCGAGACATGTGACTTGATCTTGGGAGTTTAACCATTATTTATTAAGTTAGGAGTAGTCGGCTTTTTGGTTGTATGCTGCTTGGGCTGCTATGTATGCATGATCTTTTTGTATAGCTAAGCAATTGTTTTGTTGATACTGGGACTATAAGTTGGCGGTTGGGACGAGTGGTTAATCATACCGGCCCCAACCGCCTAGTATAGTATAGGGTTATTTTGAGATATTAGAGATAGTTAAGGAAATGGGATATGTTGAAATCAAGGAGTTGTGGTATgctataaaaaaaacttttgtgttGGATGAAAGTTTGCAGCTTTTGGGTGATGACCATGGTGCAATCCACATTGTGAGTATATTGCCAGACGATTTGGTCAGGTTCACTTGTTTGTGATACACAAAGTATCTAAAGCTGAGATTGTAAAAGCTCTTGAGTTTGAGGTTGAGGGTGAGCACAATGCTCAATTTGTGGGTGAGGAGGGTGAGGGTGAGGTTTGGAGTTGGGTTGAGTCTGAAGATGAGGTTTTGGGTGATAAGGATGAATGTTTATTTGATGTGAATGTTGGTTTTGATTTAGATGATGTAGTTGATCATCATTTATGGGAGGGTAGTGTGCAAGTGGAAGTCCATCATGTAGAAGAATGTGATGTTAGTGGAATTGGTGGGAGTTACTCTAGAGACAAGAAAAAAAGGGATCTGGGAGGGTGATGTTGAGAAAGGATTAGGGGATGATGAAGAGTTGGACAGTGGTTGGTCTGGTGGTGATTGGGAGTAAGAAGAGTTGGAGAGTGGTGAAGAGAGTGATTCATTGGTGGATGACACGCAAAATTATGGGCAGTTTGTCACCTTTTCAATGCCTAAAAACATGGTTGAGTACAAATGGGAAGTTGGGACTTATTTTGGAGATAAGGCAGAATTTTTAGATGCCATTAGAACATATGGAGTGcattgtgggagaagattgaaaATCcagaaaaatgataaacaaaGGGTTAGGGTAACATGCTTGGGTGCAAAAGGAAAATGTCATTGGTTTGCTTATTGTGAGTATATGACTCCAATACAAACATGAcaattaaagaaaatagatgACAATCATATATGTAGTAGAGAATTCAATGTTGGTTTAATAACTTCCAAGTGGTTAAGTGAGAAGATACAAAACACAGTAATAGAAAATCCAACTATGAAGACAGTGGATATTCGGAATAAAATTGTTAGAAAGTGGAATGTTGGTGTGTCAACGTCAAtggctatatatatatatatatatatatatatatatatatatatatatatatatataacctttcAATGGTTGTTTTAGTTCCTTGTTATAGCTGGTTTTATCAATTCCTCAGCAGATTCATGGTTTAATGTATAAAGAAGTCAACCTTTTTATTCTGTGTTTACATTCTATGTTTAACATCTTGTAGTTTAATACATTTAATACATGACTATCACAATAAGGAATGCAAAAACCATCATAATGTATAAAGAAGTCAACCCTTTCATTGATTTAATTTCGTATTACAAAATCTAACACCCTTCATCACCTAAACTACATACCATCATACTACAACCCATTCTCTGTTTTACATAACTCATGGAGTTTTCAACAACAGAGACACTAAAGTCATGTTAATTAGACTAAAAAAAACAAACCACCCCTACCAAGATTTTCACCCACTTCTTCAAAAGCTTAACATCTTTCtctaaattatatatctttCTCCTTTGTGTCAAAATAGTAGAATCTCTTTGGTCACCATCTTCTTCAGTGCACCATTTGAAATAATTGCATCCCACCACATCTTCACTTTCATGTTGTTTTTCAAAACAAcaataagaaaacataaaattgttGTTAGGGCAAAGACTAAAATCAACCAATgctcaaaacaaaaaattccaTTAATCTAACCTTGTAATTAGGACAATCCCAAAACTGCTTCCCACCATTCTTTGCAGTTCTAGCCGTTCTCAACACCGCAAACTCACCGCAATTGCAAATAGGTGTTACACCCAAACCCCTATAGCCACCACCATGAGAGAAACCACCACTTAGAGACGCATTGCATGagcaagatgaagatgaagaacacCTAGCCATAATTGACCTCATCAACATACAAAGAAGACAACCCCTACGATGGAGAGAGCAAACCATTCATTAGGGCAAATTTCACGTCTCAACCCTAAAAAGAACATATTTGCCATGTCACCTCCTCCATTTACATAAATCACTTCATGGAAGTGCCACCATTCCATTAAAGCGTTCCACCTTGACCCCTATCAAAACGGCGTTAAGTCAAAGATAACGGTgaagatcaaattgaatatttttaaaaaactaaaggaccaaaataaacacaataaaaactAAGGTTCTGAttgaattttcaaaacaaactaGAGGACtaaataagtatttaaactTTTCCTTTACTATCTTCCACATGATCCGCATTCAAGCATGATTTGACTTCACAAAGCATTGCTGTTTATTTACATTCGTGTTACTCACTACTAGTGTCATCCGCTCTGTTAATTGCAGGGGACCAGTACAAGTGGCTGGAGAGGGACTTGGCTTCTGTTGACAGGGAAGTAACTCCGTGGTTGGTAGCTACATGGCATGCACCTTGGTACAGCACCTACAAGGCACATGATAGAGAAGCAGAGTGTATGAGGGTAGAGATGGAGGACTTACTATATAAATATGGCGTTGACATTGTCTTCAATGGTCATGtaagtgtatttttttatttcatgtgaATATCATCTATAATATCTATGGATGAAATAAACATTGCTGAATTAAGAACTTTGTGTGAAAGGATACTTGTTGCTTGGCCTATCATTGTCTTTACCATATAGATAAATTAAGAGGTGAAGTTTAATAAACGCTTAAACAATTGCATTTTTGTTATGGTTTGTGCTTGCAAAATTCTTAACAGGTTCATGCGTATGAGAGATCAAACAGGGTATACAATTACACATTGGATCCTTGTGGTCCTGTTTATATCACGGTCGGTGATGGTGGTAACAGGGAAAAGATGGCAATCACGCATGCTGATGAACCATCAACAACTACACCAGATGACTTTATGGGTGGCTTCTGCGCCTTTAATTTTACATCTGGCCCAGCGGCAGGTAACTTCTGCTGGGATTACAGTGCTTTCAGAGAAAGTAGCTTTGGTCATGGCATTCTGGAGGTATACCTCATCTTTCTTTCACTATGCTTCACACTTCTTTTATGGACGGAAATTGTTAAAACATTGTTGATTCCTTCATGCTATAAGTTCAATAGTTATTGCATTCATATTAGAGCAACAGAAAACATGAATTGAGTAGAACTTCAAACTAACTGTAACGTTTTATATATGCAGATGAAAAATGAAACCCGTGCACTGTGGATTTGGCATCGCaatcaatacttttatgataGTGCTGGAGATGAGATTTACGTTGTTCAATCCTTCTTAAAGAGAAGTAACCCCTGAAATGCTTTACTCTCGATTTGTTATCTAACATGTAAGCTATACAAAATTAAGAAGCCATCGTAAGAAAGCACTTTTAAACGATAATGATTGTCTGAGAAACACAGTATGCCACGACATCGACCAAAACGGGCGATTGACTTAACTTAAAGCTCTAAAAATGATATGTTCAATCTCAATACAAGACTGGGTCTTCCAACTTCGGACATGAGAATGAAAACAATGGATATGACTAACACAATATATATGTAGTTGCATCGCTGCACTAAAAAAAGTGTCTCCTAggaacagaaaaagaagaaaagtaaaaaagatgAGGTTATTGTGTTTGAAGTTGGGGTAGAATTTTGAGGGATTTGAGGGTTTCACTCCTGCACCATCCCCGCCTTGGATTGGAGTAGCTGTTGTTGAGGAAGGTGTTGGCACCGTTGTATTTGTAACTTCAGCAGTAATAgacattattaattataagattTGAAATCGAGTGAGTAAGCAATTATAAAACTTTCTTTGCCTCCGGGCAAGAAAAAAGATATGCATTTGTAACACATTTTCTCATGTTTgattaaagagaaaataattaatttcaaaataaactttaaattatctCTCTTCTCTCCTTTCCTGACTTTCTTCAGttcaaaattttttcttttattgtgcAATCTTGAAAACTCTCCACTTCAAGAGTTTCCCAAATAAAACCCATACAGTCATACTTATGACATTTTCCATAACCAATGGAAGCGTAGAAGAAACTATGGGGTTTGGGGTGTAAGAAGAAATAGTCTTCTCTGCCGTTTGACCTTTCAAATGTATTTGCGtccatttctttttatcataacaaaaaaaaaaattattaacatcatCAATGTGCCTACACACATGTATACTACcataagttaattaaaaaaaatgtaaatgctaaaaataaattttttataattataaaatcaaatatgtttttaatctctaaattttattgcgaaattaaaatttatttgtattcaaaattttgatacaaattgtaataattaatcACAATTTCACTTCAAAATTCaacaactaaaattatattcaacCTTTAATTATAGGTGtaatgtcccatttaattaataagcataattaaaagaaatgcaGTCCTGGAGTCTTAAACACAACTCCTACAAtcctaggcacaccacgatgcccgaAAGGAACTAgataaaaagtttaacaaaaaatatagaaataaaaaaggaCGGACAGGTACATGGGCTACaactctaaagaaaagcccatcAAGAACATGAAGTCTAGCCCATGCAGATTATACAGCAGAAACTTCTCTCctttgttgaccacgagtacctctcacatctgctcctatcaataaattg
This region of Vigna unguiculata cultivar IT97K-499-35 chromosome 5, ASM411807v1, whole genome shotgun sequence genomic DNA includes:
- the LOC114184688 gene encoding purple acid phosphatase 15-like, whose product is MNDVHYFRTMPVSGPKSYPNRIAVAGDLGHTHNTTSTVNHITSNHPNLIFLVGDVTYAILYLTNVGVRHWGFQLRRCGEIWGCDHRDNKREGVGGWFLEALSIEGDQYKWLERDLASVDREVTPWLVATWHAPWYSTYKAHDREAECMRVEMEDLLYKYGVDIVFNGHVHAYERSNRVYNYTLDPCGPVYITVGDGGNREKMAITHADEPSTTTPDDFMGGFCAFNFTSGPAAGNFCWDYSAFRESSFGHGILEMKNETRALWIWHRNQYFYDSAGDEIYVVQSFLKRSNP